TTCCAGTACTTTATCTGTAAGGTCCAATACATGTACCATCACCTTTAATTTTCTCAATACCAGTTTCGCCTGGTCCGGCTTTAACTGCCTGGATAAGATAAAGTGAGTGTTGGCAAAAGATAGCGCCGATGTATATAATTCAACCGATTTTTTATCTGCAAGAGAGAAAAGACTTGCTGCTTCATTGTACCATGGTTCTCTTTTTGCGAGCAGGTCAATAATAATATTGGTATCGAGCAGGAGTCGCTTCATTTGTATTTTTCATTTAGAAAAGCAGAATACCCTTCCTTGTAATCCAGATCATTTGTATTTTGAATAACCCCGCTCAAACTCTCTACCAAAGGTGTTATTTCTGGCAAACCC
This region of Bacteroidales bacterium genomic DNA includes:
- a CDS encoding PIN domain-containing protein → MKRLLLDTNIIIDLLAKREPWYNEAASLFSLADKKSVELYTSALSFANTHFILSRQLKPDQAKLVLRKLKVMVHVLDLTDKVLELSLNDDDFEDFEDAIQYFSALENDIEMIVSRNLKDFAKSKLPVMTAEQFLKMFN